From Penicillium psychrofluorescens genome assembly, chromosome: 1, one genomic window encodes:
- a CDS encoding uncharacterized protein (ID:PFLUO_001529-T1.cds;~source:funannotate): MRFFPVITTALLVATGVTGAPPSSSAASVVKNQDNAPAPAVAASNAESDVANAAAAPAAAATTAEPNAASAAAAAPTTTTTTSQREAPQVADTDTDQNPATTQSNNAAAAGANSVTVSIPSVPDSTQPTTTSAAAPAPASGAPSSGASPSVASSGGSSSGGSSSGGSSSGGSSSGSSSSSSTSSSTIGSDISSALGNLLGLGSGSSDGLGQLLQGLENLLNPDFLAELTDTFKYLSTALAPPVDTTLRTLVANANDLLTSSFVKKTEALIDNANNLLTPSFVSKTETLIDNANTLLTSSFISKAGSLIDNANLLLTKGFVTKTDSLIDNASSLLTTSVVNDLKSLLVQLTPLLPELKGLLTPATIKSLESLLTNAGSLLSPSNTKEIEGLLANAGSLLSPSNTKEIEGLLANAGSLLSPSNTKEIETLLANAGGLLSPSNTKEIENLLSNANGLLTPAFIKETDNLIKEANSLLSANVVQDLKDLLNQIAPLLPELKGLLKPATLKELQSLLMNANNLLTPASVNIIGNLLSNANSLLTPSLVKGLKGLLSDIEPLLPELKPLLKPSMISGISNLLMNAESLLSAANVHEIEGLLANAGGLLSASNTKEIENLLSNANGLLTPAFIKETSGLIADASGLLTPSLVKGLKQILADVIPLLPEVKSLLTPGTISGIASLLKNANSLLTKSNVKEIETLLSNAAGLLNDILPVMPELKKSVLQPSVIEDIGYLVTNATDLLKPKFVNETRDLIGEVAPYVTPELLVEVGGLLGNANDLLTKKFVNETSNLIEDVSDVLPVLMKLLGEM; this comes from the exons ATGCGTTTCTTTCCGGTTATCACGACGGCGCTCCTGGTCGCGACCGGAGTGACTGGTGCAcctccttcgtcttctgcaGCTTCGGTTGTTAAGAATCAAGACAATGCTCCCGCTCCCGCTGTCGCTGCCAGCAATGCCGAGTCAGACGTAGCCAatgctgcggctgctcccgccgccgctgccaccactgccgaGCCAAACGCAGCGagtgccgctgccgccgcccctaccaccaccaccactacgTCTCAGCGCGAAGCCCCGCAAGTGGCGGATACAGATACCGACCAGAACCCAGCCACGACACAGAGTAACAacgccgctgctgccggcGCCAATTCTGTGACTGTGTCGATCCCATCGGTTCCGGACAGTACTCAACCTACGACAACTAGTGCTGCCGccccagctccagcttcCGGTGCTCCATCTTCCGGTGCTTCGCCTTCTGTTGCTTCATCCGGCGGCTCTTCGTCCGGCGGCTCTTCGTCCGGCGGCTCTTCGTCCGGCGGTTCTTCATCCGGCTcgagctcttcttcgtcaacCAGCTCCAGTACTATTGGTTCCGATATCTCTTCTGCCCTAGGCAACCTGCTCGGTCTTGGATCAGGTAGTAGCGACGGTCTCGGACAACTTctgcagggtctggagaacCTGTTGAACCCTGATTTCCTGGCGGAGCTCACAGATACCTTCAAGTATCTGTCGACTGCGTTGGCTCCTCCCGTCGACACGACACTACGTACTCTGGTCGCTAATGCCAACGACTTGTTGACGTCCTCGTTTGTCAAGAAAACCGAGGCTCTCATCGATAATGCCAACAATTTGTTGACACCCTCGTTCGTCTCAAAGACAGAGACCCTGATCGACAATGCCAACACCCTGCTCACCTCGTCGTTCATATCTAAGGCTGGGTCTTTGATTGACAACGCCAATCTCTTGCTTACCAAGGGATTCGTGACCAAGACCGACAGTTTGATCGACAATGCCAGCAGTTTGCTCACTACATCGGTTGTCAATGACCTCAAGTCTTTGCTCGTTCAACTCACTCCTCTGCTACCCGAGCTCAAGGGGCTTCTCACCCCTGCAACGATCAAGAGTTTGGAGAGTCTTTTGACGAACGCCGGCAGCCTGCTGTCGCCCTCGAAcacgaaggagatcgagggctTGCTCGCGAACGCCGGCAGCCTGCTGTCACCTTCGAAcacgaaggagatcgagggctTGCTCGCGAACGCCGGCAGCCTGCTGTCACCTTCGAACACGAAGGAAATCGAGACCTTGCTCGCGAACGCCGGCGGTCTGCTGTCACCTTCGAAcacgaaggagatcgagaacttGCTCTCGAATGCCAACGGCTTGCTTACGCCTGCCTTCATCAAGGAGACAGACAATTTGATCAAGGAGGCCAACTCTTTGTTGAGCGCGAACGTTGTTCAGGATCTTAAGGACCTGTTGAACCAGATTGCTCCTCTGCTCCCCGAACTCAAGGGTCTCCTGAAGCCCGCGACTCTTAAGGAATTGCAGAGCCTGTTGATGAACGCCAATAACTTGTTGACGCCAGCCAGCGTTAATATCATTGGCAACCTCCTGTCCAATGCCAACAGCCTGCTGACACCTTCATTGGTGAAGGGTCTGAAGGGTCTCCTCAGTGATATCGAGCCTCTCCTGCCTGAACTCAAGCCGCTCCTCAAGCCGTCCATGATTTCCGGCATCAGCAACCTCTTGATGAATGCCGAAAGCTTGCTCTCGGCCGCCAATGTACACGAGATTGAGGGCTTGCTCGCGAACGCCGGCGGTCTGCTGTCAGCTTCGAAcacgaaggagatcgagaacttGCTCTCGAATGCCAACGGCTTGCTTACGCCTGCCTTCATCAAGGAGACAAGTGGCCTCATCGCCGATGCCAGCGGTCTTCTTACACCTTCCTTGGTCAAGGGCTTGAAACAGATTCTGGCCGACGTGATCCCCTTGCTGCCTGAGGTGAAGTCGTTGCTGACGCCAGGAACGATTTCAGGCATTGCAAGCCTCTTGAAGAACGCCAACTCTCTGTTGACCAAGTCTAatgtcaaggagattgagaCTTTGCTGTCCAATGCTGCCGGCCTGCTCAATGATATTCTGCCCGTCATGCCCGAGCTGAAGAAATCGGTCCTCCAGCCTTCTGTCATTGAGGATATTGGTTACTTGGTCACCAATGCCACCGATCTGCTCAAGCCCAAGTTCGTCAACGAAACGCGCGACCTCATTGGTGAAGTTGCACCATACGTCACGCCTGAACTTTTGGTCGAGGTGGGCGGATTGTTGGGCAACGCCAACGACCTGTTGACGAAGAAGTTCGTCAACGAGACATCCAACCTCATCGAGGACGTTTCCGAC GTGCTGCCGGTGCTCATGAAGCTGTTGGGTGAGATGTGA